From the genome of Ictalurus punctatus breed USDA103 chromosome 5, Coco_2.0, whole genome shotgun sequence:
TTAGGCCCCGACTTCATAACCATCACAAAGGTACAggggacattttatttatttatttatatatatatatatatatatatatatattttttatgagaTCACCCATGagtgtttttcaaaaaaaaaaaaagaatacacaTGAATAACCGTAGAGCTTTCTTGTTGTCAGACTGATTCACACACGGAGTGGAAAGTGATTAAACCAGACGTCTTTGCCACCATTATGGACTTCTTCGTGTCAGGCCTTCCTGTTGTTAATGAAGACGCTGTTCCACGTGCAGACACCGGTACTGTCAGTATACTGGCCCGTGATGATGATTTTCATACTGTGGTTATTTTTCTAAGGCTAAATCGGACCACATATCGGTTTGTGCGCTTTCTGTTTCGTTTTTTTCTCCTGACACTTCTACGAACTTTGCTCTAGCGCCCTCGGACGATGACGATGAGGTCGTCGCCGTCATCAAAGAGCTGCTTGACACACGGATCAGGTGCCGTCACGGTCTCTGTTTCCTCCCGTCACGCCATTTATATCTAATCATTTAAATGTCGCCTGTTTTATGGAGCAGTCCTTATAAAGGTGCGGTTTCCGTCCTCTCCCAGGCCCACGGTGCAGGAGGACGGGGGCGACGTGCTCTATCGGGGTTTCGAGGACGGCATCGTGAAGCTGCAGCTCCAGGGCTCGTGCACCAGCTGCCCCAGTTCCATCGTCACGCTGAAGAACGGCATCCAGAACATGCTGCAGTTCTACGTCCCCGAGGTGGAGGGGGTGGAACAGGTGAccaaaaacagaaatataaaacatgatTACGACATTTATTATCCGTCCTGTttgaaaacaatcaacttcagTCACACCACCCTGTCTTTGATTAGTCTCTTATAACGGCACAcccctaagtgttttattcgttatgtatttaatatattagTTAACACGAACAAACCATGTATTCATGCACTGATACACACTAAGGAGCCTTAACCAAGTATCtaacattttatattcattttttgaGGCTGTTATTCAGAAATTCAGAACTGAGTAGGTAGGTCTTAGCTCAAGCTCATTGTCTTAACAATATCAGGGGTGTAAATGCTGCCCAAAAATATAATCGCACCTTTAATTGTTCATAATTTAATTGTAGTATAACGGATTATAGGCACATAGTGAGGAACTGGTTCTAGCGTACACCTCCGATGCGTTATTAGTTGTGCACGCTGTGTGATTTCGCCCTGATCTTTCTGCTTTCACTCAGGTGAAGGACAAGGATGAGGGAGTGGAACAACACACTCAGCAATGAGTGCTAGTAAGCAGGATCTGGACTACACTCCTGTCTCGTACATCTCGTAAAACCGTCTGACCGAGGACAGAGAGGCTGAGGATGATGACGGCGGGAAGGCGCTCACTAATACTGTGGCGCAAAGTGACACCAAAGGCATGCTTTCCTAGATGCTTTTAGGGAAATCTTGGAACTGTGATGAAACATTACGATGGAAAAGTCTGAAATGGTCACAGTAAAGTTTATCTCGTTCATACCCTTTGGTTTTGTCTCGAATCAAAGTACGACACACCCTTCAatatggattttttattttattattaatcgGTAATAAAACCGATTTTGTTTATTGGATTATACTGTAAATTCAGGTTGAGTGAATAGCACTTAGATCCTGACCACATCATGCACTTATGATATTTATAGCACTTTCAGTTTTCTTCTCAGTCCTTCCTGTTGCAACAATGGACAGTGGACTCCCCTTCCcccaaaggtgtgtgtgtgtatgaatgtaatTTTGACTCTGGTAtctaaattaaaacaataaaaatgttttaaaatgtgtttgtttttttgttttgtttgttttgttttttcaacaaGCGTGCATCAAGCACAGCCTATAGGTGTGGTGTGTtgggaaaatacatttatttatttatatacacaaaaatgacCATTTGTGTCATTGGCAACTAATGATTTTTGGCTAGAGGTATTCCCTAATGCCAGTGGCCTCTtacagcaggataatgcgccctgctacactgcaaaaattgctCAGGAATGGtatgaggaacatgacaaagagttcaaggtgttgactggGCCAGTGATTTAGTCAGATCTCAGTCTGATTCAGCATCTGTGGAATGTCCTGGATAAACAAGTCAGATCCATGGGGGCCACACCTCGCatcttacaggatttaaagaaTCTGCTGCTAATAATTTGGTGCCAGATAACACACCACACCTTCAGATGTCTAGTGGAGTCCACACcttgacaggtcagagctgttttgatggCACAAGTGGGACCTACACAGTATTATGCAGGTGGTATTAATCTTATGGCTGTTCGGTGTATATAAAGCCAAGATGTTAGCTCAGGCTAGCTCTTTTAATTAAAACTCCAAACAAATGTGTTGTACTTCACAGCCACACCCCCTGAAACGTGGCATAAATCCAACGCTATCCCcatagtgaagcatggtggtggtagcatcacgtgtgcatgtgtgcgggatgggggggggggtgatacTTTAACTGGTCGGGCTTGAGTGCAAGGTGAATGGAAACAAATATAGGACAGTCTTAGAAGTAAACAAGTTCCAGTATGCAAAAGACTTTGGTCGCCTTTGAACAGGACCATGACTCTAAGCATAGCGTCATGGAGACAGTGGTGTGGTGAAAGTCTTGGAAAGGCAGAGAGTCCAAGCTCAAACATCATCTGAGGCAAGGTTTGAAAACGACTGTTCACTGACAAAGTTTCCGTCCCAACGGGCCGAGCTTGGACAATGTTGCCGAGAGAAATGAGCAAGAATATGAGGATAcagatgtgcaaagctgatGGAGAGATATCCAAGAAGACTCGAAGCTGTAACTGGGGGcgaatgtgggtttttttttttggagtatgGACCAGGGGTTGAATACAGACACAGACAACAAAGGTCTACTTGTCTGATCAACCTTCGGGTTACAGTTAGAAATAGTCTGTATGTTCAAATGTTCaagagtgtgatgtgtgtgtgtgtggggggggggggggggggggggggggtgtaggcGTCTAATCAAACCTGTCCTCGCTATATTTGCATACACTAACTACAAACTCGTTATATTCTGTGATCTTTAGGTGTGTACACGGAACTTGTTATATTTCATCATGACAGTGATGATGTCCGAGGGCAGATCAGGTGTCGACCCACATCATGGACGCGTTTTGCTGCCACGTCTAAACTACAGTAGGCGTCTAATCAAACCTGTCCTCGCTATATTTGCATACACTAACTACAAACTCGTTATATTCTGTGATCTTTAGGTGTGTACACGGAACTTGTTATATTTCATCATGACAGTGATGATGTCCGAGGGCAGATCAGGTGTCGGCCCACATCATGGACGCGTTTTGCTGCCACGTCTAAACTACCTCCGTTGGCAGGGGAGCGCGAGTGACAGCGTATTCGACCAATGAGACGCGGCTACGACGTAAACGCCTCGATATCGCCCAATAGGGGTCGGCGTTGGGCGGGACTTTTGCCTGACACCGATTCAGTCGCAGGAAGAAACAGTAGTTTGATACCGTGCCGAAGACATGTGTGGTGAGTGtgggattaaaaagaaaatattttattcgtATAGAGTCATATCATGTAGTACATAGGTATTTCTTCAGGAGTTGGCTCGTTTGGAAGTATTTATTATATTAGTAACTGTAAAATAATGACAGCTTGGATGGAATgcgttagcatgttagcatttCGTTTTACGTGAACTAACGATAAATGCACGCGAGCACACAGAGagaattattgttattatttaaaaaaatctttctatCATTTAGTGTAATTATGGCGAGTTATAAATAATGATACGCCGATACACTTAGTAGAAGAGACATATATAATTACTGTTAAATTGTTTCTTGAACCTCCTCGCTTTTCCGCTTTAATATCAATGTTTTGTTTAACGATTTTTGGCTATTTCATAAAAGTAATAAGCGTAATTATTATctacataattatatattttaaacaaacgtTTCTGTTTTCAGTTTACATCCTCACGCTTGTCTCTAAAGCTTAAATGTAGTTGCCTTCTCGGGTTTGATCCCAAACCACTCGCTTCTGACTTCGCTGCGCACTACAGAATGCTTCGAAGCAGTCCTGTCGGCCACTATGTAGTGCGCTTAGCTAGGGACTACGgagcggtttgggacgcagccgtgcgcGCTCATCTATCTAACTATTCGTTCATTCATTACTCATCCGGATGTGAGTGGTCTGACCTCTGCTTTAAACtgcagagaaaaacaaaacacgtaTTTAAACGAGGAAGCttttaaacatgttaaaacatcTTCACCATCTCATGTCCTATCCAAAATGATTACTCTAGTGGAATTGTGCTTCATTGGAGGAATGTTTGCCCTCAAATCTAAGGATGACACGTGACATGTTAATCTGGAAATTTCTTGCAGCCCTTTTatgcataaattatttataatacagaTTATTTTATCCAGTTTCACTTGCTTAACACttgtttaaaaaagtaaatggaTTGTCTTTGAGTAAAAAAAAGAGTCTTAAACAGTATGCCTGAAATGATAGCAACAACAATAGTTATAATAATaggaacaataataataataataataataataataagtcttcCAGTGTCCAACACTAACATTCCAGTCTAAATGTAATGTTGGAGTTATTGAAATAATTATAGAAAATATCACTTCTGAAGTTAAAAAagccccccaaccccccccccccccaaaaaaaaaaaacattaaaaagagtttactgtaaaaacaaaaaaagaagagtcTAAAACTATCAGTGGAGTctttttgtagtgtttttttttttttttgttattctttattttgtttttgtagaaAGCTAGTAAAGATTGAGAGCGACGCTGATTGAGAGTCTCCGCAGCGTCGGGAGTGTAGGTTAATTGACCGTAATGATTTCGAGTGATCTGGAGGTGGTTTATATCTTCCTACATTAAAAATAGCTTTAAACTGACTGTACGTACgtgtgtatactgtgtgtaCGCATGAAAGGGTTTATGAACACTTCTCGCTCGTGTCATACCTCTCATTGCATCTTTATCACTCAAGGCAGGAGACGTCGAAGGTGTGTTCGTTGCAAATGCGGTAAAACTGGCATCATTTATAAAACTAGACCACTCAGTTTTTATACAGATGTGTGAAAATGCAGCACCGCGTACGCTCCTGGATGTATTCGACTACACCGAGTTCACCCCTACACAATACGTCACCTCGTGTACATGTGACCTGATAACCAGTATATTTTTAGCTGTATAAAAGTTGTGAGGCAAATTGTTATCTTGGGTTGGTTTCTTCTTTCGGGGGCTGTGCtttgtgtgtttatctgtgtgtttatctgtgtgtttccttctttgtatttttttattgtgtaaagtgctttgagaaATTGCtttaaaggcactatataaagtaacgtttagtattattattagtattaggaGAATTATTGTTCCACAATGTGCTGCGTAAGTTTGATCATGTAGTGTGTTGTTTTCTCTTCTTATTTTTTCAAAGAATGCAGcgattaaattatttttttctggcaGGTTTTGAACATTAATTCTTTGAAAAATGTCAGGGAATGATTAATAAAAGTAATTTTCTCATCCACTGCTCCTGTATAATGTTAAGTCTCATACAGTGGCGTCACAGTGGATTCAAAGCTCTTTGGGGGAATAATAAAAGACGGCCGAACAACAAACGAAGACCGTGTGATGGACCATGAAcgtactttattattatttttttatctattgttttattttcatggaTTTGTATTAGCGCTTCTGCTTTAGTACTTCAGTCTCTCGGTGTTTTATTGACCGCTGATCCGATACAAAGCGGAGCCTTGTGTGACCCTCGTCTTACAGACACGTCAGTGTGTAGCGCTCAGCTCGACTGAATGCTGCTTCTGTTCGGTTATTTCCATACGCTGAGCCACGTTTACGCTGACCAGCCAGTTTGTCTGCATTTcttctctgggttttttttttttttttttttgcttcaggtTGCGACtaaaagtgaaagaaaacattgtttattttgttttggttgCGCAGAAATGTACAAGGCTAAAACAGTGCAGTAATACAGACTAAAGGAAAAGGACGAGTTTATGATTATTATCCTCGTCTAATGAAGTTTCTAACGTAGCTCGTCGTGTTCATGTCCTCGTCTGAAAACTCGGCCGAAATTTCAGCTATAAACTGCAGCGTCCTGTCCTCGCATTGCACATAAAGCTGTTATAGGAGTCTAACGATCATCTTTATATTCTCTTGACATGTTTACTTGGGTGTAGTAGGCAGGAGAGTTTGCTTAAAAACCGTAAAAGCCGCTCCACTGCGAGCAGGACCGTCTCGGccgatgtgtgtagtgcagcaggcggCGGGTCGCGTCACACGGCGCTTCAAGTTTAATGCTACGTCTACTTTAcatgtggaaaactacttgtaCAAAAAGTGTtgtctttcgcggtgatgttaGTTGGTAAATGAGTCCTTTTAGCTGTACgtatgttcgacgcacgtgaatcggaGAGGAAGCTTCGGCTGAATGCACGTCGcgatgacgcgtctcggcccacgTCTGCGGACACGCTGctgccattttgaaaaattgcgagTTCCTCCGAATAATTTTTGCTTCTCTGCAATCGCGAAATCTGTCCTGGAGCGACCGATtgtcactttgtacaaccttcagattgaatttttaaataaacgcctGACAGAAATGACGCAGGCCAGAGCGTCTTACGTCTTTACGCATGCGCAGTATAGTTATGCAAATGTTTTCAGAAGAAGCAATTATTGGAAAATGTCTGTGTAGACGGGGAGCGTTTTTAAAACGAAAGTGCAGTTTTCAGTTCTATTTCAGTTCGATTAATGTGGACGTATCCTAAATATAGCTACGTACCAAACGAAAACTTGTTTTGCAAAACACAgtccaatgttttttttttcttctcttcttgttTGTCTTGTCTGCCGAGCAACTACAAATTCAAAACGTTCAACCCGGCCATGAACACCGCTTTTCCAAGACGCCCGAGTCCCTGACTCGTCTACTCGACGTACTTTGagatcattaaataaataaataaaatcgatGTTAGTTATACTCATCCTTTCTTTCGCACGGAAGAGAGCAATCGAACGAACTAGCGCCaaatcatcagatttttattattagctgCAGACCTGACTTTATAAACGGAACCAAGCCATTGCAAGTGTTTCTGTCATCTTAAATCATTCCTCATTTATCAATCATCTCCTAGACATGAAAATCAGTGTTGGTCGTTTTTATCGGTGAGTGACCCGACTAGTTCAGAGCCAGAGCACggaaaaaggcttgaaatacaACAAATACGAGTGCAGACACGACTGGGCAGTCTGTAACGATAAGATAGATGTCCTTTAAGACCTTATCACAGccgctgtgtgtgtggtgtgggggTGATGTTTAGTCTCTGATTGTATTGTCTACGCCACCGAACCAGATACTGATATCAGTCCGATCTGTACGAGGTCTGCTTGTGTCTCGACGCAGGAAGACCTTCAGTGCAATCTGTTGCtgataaaatatatttagattTAGTTTAAATACTTCGGAGCTGCTGATTGGTTCTGGTAAAGCGTATGACACAccagggtgtcccttgcctCCTCCCCCAAAGtccccagggataggctccatacTATCCCTTATGTTCAGATCTATCGATCAGTTCTACGGTCTCCCTCTCTCCGTAGGAATATTTGCGTACCTCAACTATCACGTCCCTCGCACTCGCCGTGAGATCCTCGAGATCCTGCTCAAAGGTCTGCAGCGGCTGGAGTACCGCGGCTATGACTCAGCAGGTAAAAAAACTCACCTTTTGTTAACACTCGTCGAGTGGCATTGTTGCTCAGACActgaggcgtgtgtgtgtgttatctgctTGTTTGTTCTTTTGCAGGTGTGGGCATCGATGGAGGAAACAGCAAGGACTGGGAGAGCAATGCCAAGAGCAT
Proteins encoded in this window:
- the nfu1 gene encoding NFU1 iron-sulfur cluster scaffold homolog, mitochondrial, with the translated sequence MAAYRCAGVLRNFSSLVTGTKTPACRYHHGAALGKLSFNTRTLPRCPTAMFVRNMFIQTQDTPNPNSLKFLPGRTVLDSGTMDFVAPRDAFCSPLARQLFRIDGVKSVFLGPDFITITKTDSHTEWKVIKPDVFATIMDFFVSGLPVVNEDAVPRADTAPSDDDDEVVAVIKELLDTRIRPTVQEDGGDVLYRGFEDGIVKLQLQGSCTSCPSSIVTLKNGIQNMLQFYVPEVEGVEQVKDKDEGVEQHTQQ